The window GCCTGACCGGTAACCCGGTGCGCGCCGATGTGGCGATGACCGGCGAGATCACGCTGCGCGGCCAGGTGTTGCCGATCGGCGGCCTGAAAGAGAAGCTGTTGGCGGCGCATCGCGGCGGCATCAAAACCGTGCTGATCCCGTACGAAAACAAGCGCGATCTGGAAGAAATCCCGGACAATGTTATTGCCGATCTGGAGATTCATCCGGTGCAGCGAATCGATGAAGTTTTGAACATTGCGTTGCAAAACCCGGCCTTCGGCGCATTGCCGGTGGCGGTAAAATAGTGACGAATCGCAAAAACCATTGATAAAACTTATGCTGGCAAGTCATTTCGTACTTGCCAGTATTTTTTTGTACGGCTAAGTTAGAAAGCTATCGGCCCGCGTTTTGCCGCCCAGGCGGTGGCTTGCCAAGGCTCGATGGGATTGATATAACAGCTGCGCTGTCGTAACCGTAGGGATTTTTCGGTGCGACGATTGAATTCTAGAGGGGATGATAGAGTGAATAAGTCACAACTGATCGACAAGATTGCCGCAGGTGCTGATATTTCCAAAGCGGCAGCTGGGCGTGCTTTAGACGCAGTAATTGCTTCTGTTACCGACTCCTTGAAAGCAGGGGATGACGTGGCCCTGGTTGGTTTCGGCTCCTTCACCGTGCGTGAGCGTTCGGCCCGTACCGGCCGCAACCCGCAAACCGGTAAAGAGATCAAAATCGCGGCAGCCAAAGTTCCGGCCTTCCGTGCAGGGAAAGCGCTGAAAGACGCAGTAAACTGATAGTTTGCGTCTAACCGTTTAGCGAGACAGGGTTTTGTAATAAACAATCACCTGACGCAACGGTGCTGGTAAGGTAAGATACAAGGCGCATCGGATTGATGCGCTTTTTTTATTTTTGTCGCAGGGAACGCGCCTGCACAAGGGTTTTTAATCCACATCACAGCGGAGTGTTGTCACACTATGATGGACAATTTACGCGCGGCTGCTAATCACGTCGTGCTCAAAATCATCCTGGCCCTGATCATCCTGTCATTCGTATTGACCGGGGTGGGTAACTACCTGATCGGCGGCTCCGGCGATTATGCTGCGAAAGTAAATGGCCAGACGATCGAACGCGCTCAGCTGGAACAGGCTTTCCAAAGCGAACGCAGCCGCATGCAGCAGCAACTGGGTGACCAGTTCTCCGCGCTGGCGGGCAACGAAGGCTATATGCAGCAGATGCGCCGCCAGGTGCTGTCACAGTTGATCGACAACATGCTGCTGGACCAATACGCCAAAAAATTAGGTCTGAGCGTCAGTGACGATCAGATTAAAGACGCCATCCGCAAGGCGCCTTACTTCCAGACCAACGGTCAATTTGATAACGCCAAATACCTCGACCTGATCGGCCGCATGGGGTACACCGCAGATAACTTCGCGCAGTCGATGCGCCAGCAGCTGGTTAACCAGCAGGTGATCCAGGCCTTCGGCGAATCCGGCTTCGTGCTGCCTTCCGAGTCCCAGGCCATGGCCGCTCTGGTGCTGCAGGAGCGCGACGTGCGCCTGGCGACCATCGATCTGAAAGCGTTGCAGGCCAAGCAGAGCGTCAGCGACGACGAACTGAAAGCCTACTATGACCAGAACAAGAACAGCTTTATCGCCCCTGAGCAGCTCAAAGTGAGCTATATCCCGATGGACGCCGCGTCCATGCAGGACAAAGTGAAGGTCACCGACGCAGATATCAGCGCCTACTACGATCAGCACAAGAGCAGCTACGGCCAGCCGGAGCGCAAGAATTACAGCGTGATCCAGCTGAAAACCGAGGCGGAAGCCAACGCGGTGCTGGATGAGCTGAAAAAGGGCGGTGATTTCGCCACCCTGGCGAAGGATAAATCCACCGACATCATCTCACGCCGCACCGGCGGTGAGCTGGGATGGCTGGAGCCGGAAACCACCGCCGACGAGCTGAAACAGGCGAACCTGACCGAGAAAGGCCAGCTGTCCGGCGTGGTGAAATCTTCCGTCGGCTACCTGGTTGTGCGCCTGAACGACATCGAACCCGAGAAAGTGAAGCCGCTGAGCGAGGTGCATGACGCCATCGCCAAGCAGGTTCAGCAAGAGAAAGCGGTAGACGCCTATTACGCGCTGCAGCAGAAGGTGAGCGAGGCGGCGACCAGCGACAACGAATCTCTGGCCTCGGCCGAAGAAGCGGCCGGCGTGAAAGCGGCGCAAACCGACTGGTTTACCCGTGACCAGATCCCGGCGGCGTTGAACTTCAAACCTGTGGTGCAGGCGCTCTTCGACGGCTCGCTGATTGGCGAGAACGGCGCGCCGGGCAGCAACTCGGACGTGATTACCGTCGACGGCGATCGCGCCTTCGTCGTGCGCGTGAGCGGCCACAAGCCGGAAGGCATCGAGCCTTTCGATCAGGTTAAGGATCGCGTGGCGGAGCTGGTGAAACGCAACAAGGCGGTGCAGGAAGCGAAACTGCAGGGCGAGAAGCTGCTGGTTGAGCTGAAGCAGGGCAAGGGCGACGAAGCGATGAAAGCCGCCGGCCTGAGCTTTGGCGGCGTGCAGAAGATGGCGCGCGCGCCGGAAGACAGCCAGCTGGTGGAAAGCGTGTTCGCGCTGCCGCACCCGCAGGAAGGCAAACCGGTTTACGGCATGTCGCAGGATCGTCAGGACAACGTGGTTCTGATTGCGCTCGACGCGGTTAACCCGGGCACCCTGCCGGCCGACGAAATGAAAACCTTCGTGGGCAAGATGCAGGAGGGCGCCACCGGCGTTTCCTTCGATTCTCTGCTGGCTAGCCTGCGTAAAGACGCCAAGATTAAAATGGGCGCCGCTGAGCAACAGCCTCAGTAAACGCCGCATTTTTCTGTAACGCAATGCAATAACCAAAGGCCGCTTTCGCGGCCTTTTCCACATCTGAAATCTGCCGATTGCTGAATATCCGCCGCCGCGGCAAGGTGGCCTTGCTGTCAAACACAAGGAGGATACAGCATGCAACATACAGAGAAAAAAACGTCTAACGGTTATGGGTGCCGCGCCAGGGCGATGCTGGCGGCCTGTCTGCTGAGCCTGACGGGGCCTGCGGCGGCGGTAGCGGCGCAGAGCGCGCCTCAGCCGGTGCTTTCGGTACCGGCGGCCGGGCAAAGCGCGGCAACGCCGGTTGCGGAAGAGGCGACCGTGAGCATCAACCAGGCGGACGCCGAGCAGCTGGCCAGCATACTCAAGGGGGTTGGCCTGAAAAAGGCGGAAGGCATAGTGCGTTACCGTGAACAGAACGGGCCTTTCACCCAGATTGAGCAGCTGCAGGAGGTGCCGGGCATTGGGCCGGCGCTGTTCGAAAAAAATCGGGCGCGGCTGAAAATGTGATCCCGATCGCGGCTGCGCAGCAAAGTGCCCTTGCAGCCGTTTTTCCTCTGCTACATTTTACAGGTCTTACCAGTTTGGCGCGTTGACCAAACGGGCGAGGGGGCTCCAGTGGGCCCCCCTCTTTCTGTAATCACCAGGCAGGAGCTGTCGTTTCTTATGCAAACCTTTATCAAAGTCCGCGGTTATCACATGGATGTCTATCAGCACGTTAACAACGCCCGCTATCTGGAGTTTCTTGAGGAGGCGCGTTGGGAGTGGCTGGAACATGAGGAAGGTTTTCGCTGGATGACGGAAAACAACATCGCCTTCATCGTGGTGAACATCAACATCAACTATCGCAGCCCGGCGGTGTTGGGGGACAAGCTGCGCATCGACAGCCAGATGGTGCAGTTGAACGGCAAAAGCGGCGTGCTGAGCCAGAAAGTGACGCAGGATCCGGCCGGTACGCCGGTGGCGGATGCGATGCTGACCTTCGTGTGCGTCGATCTGAAAACCCAGAGGGCGCTGCCGATCGAAGGGCCGCTGCGCGAACACCTGCAGGCGATGCTGGCGCCGGAAGAGAAGTCGTAACCTATACGGGCGGCAATCCTGCCGCCCATTTCACTCAGGCCAAACCGGTCTTCTGTTTCAGGCTCGCCATCACTTCCGCCTGGTTGATTTGGTACTGCTTCAGCCCGTTGGCGCGCAGATGGCACGCCGCACACTCACCGCAGCCGTCGCCCTTGATGCCGTTGTAGCAGGTCAAGGTGTCCTGGCGCACGCGATCCAGCTGATGATAGTAATCCGCCAGCGCCCAGGTTTCCGCTTTGTCCAGCCACATCAGCGGCGTTTCGAAGCGGATATCGCGGGCGATGCCCAATACCACCGCCTGGTTCAGCGCCTTGACGAACTCGTCGCGGCAGTCCGGGTAACCGGAGAAGTCGGTTTCGCACACGCCGGTGATCACCGCTTCCGCTTCAACCTGGTAGGCATAAATCGCCGCCAGCGTCAGGAACAGGATGTTGCGGCCCGGCACGAAGGTGCTCGGCAGCGCATTTTGTTCGGGGTTATAGGCGGGAACCGGAATGTTGTCACGGGTCAGGCTGCTGACTGCCAGCTCGTTCAGCAGCCTGACGTCCAGCAGCTTGTGCGCCTTGGCGCCGAGGGCGACCGACAGCTCTTGAGCCACCTCGATCTCGGCGCGATGGCGCTGGCCGTAGTCGAATGTGACGCAGTGAACTTCGTCATACTGCTGCAATGCCTGGATCAAGCAGGTCGTGGAGTCTTGTCCACCGCTGAAAACGACAACCGCGCGCTTCATAAAATCACCTTAGTTGGATTTGGCCATTCCCGATACACATTCGGGCGGCGGGATAAAAATGCGTTGCGGCAGCAATGGTAGCAGAAATAGCGGGATACCGCAGGGCCGCACCCGCGTTCAGTCTGGCTGAGAGGGGCCGGGGTTATCCACCGGCGGCGGCAGCCAGGCCTGGCAGAAATCAAACCAGCCGTGGGCGGTCAGCGTCACGCCGTGAATGCGCGGCGGCGCGCTGATCTGATACTGGTAGTGGAACAGCGGCGTAATGATGGCGGCGCGCATCAGCTGCAGATAGTAATTTTTCAGCTGCTCAAAGCGTGGTTGCTGCGGCTGCAGCTGCTGAATGCGCTGCAGCGTCTCCTGTTGCCGCCGCCAGGCGCCGTCGGTCAGGATGCCGCGCCACAGGGTATCCTGCCGCAGCCAGCTTTCCAGCGTCGCCTCCGGC is drawn from Serratia entomophila and contains these coding sequences:
- the hupB gene encoding nucleoid-associated protein HU-beta, whose translation is MNKSQLIDKIAAGADISKAAAGRALDAVIASVTDSLKAGDDVALVGFGSFTVRERSARTGRNPQTGKEIKIAAAKVPAFRAGKALKDAVN
- the ppiD gene encoding peptidylprolyl isomerase — its product is MMDNLRAAANHVVLKIILALIILSFVLTGVGNYLIGGSGDYAAKVNGQTIERAQLEQAFQSERSRMQQQLGDQFSALAGNEGYMQQMRRQVLSQLIDNMLLDQYAKKLGLSVSDDQIKDAIRKAPYFQTNGQFDNAKYLDLIGRMGYTADNFAQSMRQQLVNQQVIQAFGESGFVLPSESQAMAALVLQERDVRLATIDLKALQAKQSVSDDELKAYYDQNKNSFIAPEQLKVSYIPMDAASMQDKVKVTDADISAYYDQHKSSYGQPERKNYSVIQLKTEAEANAVLDELKKGGDFATLAKDKSTDIISRRTGGELGWLEPETTADELKQANLTEKGQLSGVVKSSVGYLVVRLNDIEPEKVKPLSEVHDAIAKQVQQEKAVDAYYALQQKVSEAATSDNESLASAEEAAGVKAAQTDWFTRDQIPAALNFKPVVQALFDGSLIGENGAPGSNSDVITVDGDRAFVVRVSGHKPEGIEPFDQVKDRVAELVKRNKAVQEAKLQGEKLLVELKQGKGDEAMKAAGLSFGGVQKMARAPEDSQLVESVFALPHPQEGKPVYGMSQDRQDNVVLIALDAVNPGTLPADEMKTFVGKMQEGATGVSFDSLLASLRKDAKIKMGAAEQQPQ
- a CDS encoding ComEA family DNA-binding protein codes for the protein MQHTEKKTSNGYGCRARAMLAACLLSLTGPAAAVAAQSAPQPVLSVPAAGQSAATPVAEEATVSINQADAEQLASILKGVGLKKAEGIVRYREQNGPFTQIEQLQEVPGIGPALFEKNRARLKM
- a CDS encoding acyl-CoA thioesterase — its product is MQTFIKVRGYHMDVYQHVNNARYLEFLEEARWEWLEHEEGFRWMTENNIAFIVVNININYRSPAVLGDKLRIDSQMVQLNGKSGVLSQKVTQDPAGTPVADAMLTFVCVDLKTQRALPIEGPLREHLQAMLAPEEKS
- the queC gene encoding 7-cyano-7-deazaguanine synthase QueC, which gives rise to MKRAVVVFSGGQDSTTCLIQALQQYDEVHCVTFDYGQRHRAEIEVAQELSVALGAKAHKLLDVRLLNELAVSSLTRDNIPVPAYNPEQNALPSTFVPGRNILFLTLAAIYAYQVEAEAVITGVCETDFSGYPDCRDEFVKALNQAVVLGIARDIRFETPLMWLDKAETWALADYYHQLDRVRQDTLTCYNGIKGDGCGECAACHLRANGLKQYQINQAEVMASLKQKTGLA